Proteins encoded by one window of Arachis ipaensis cultivar K30076 chromosome B04, Araip1.1, whole genome shotgun sequence:
- the LOC107638506 gene encoding KH domain-containing protein At1g09660/At1g09670 isoform X1: MAERIPSGSYFQYPPPAVPPSPIRSSSSSIPSDRERYLSELLAERQKLGPFVQVLPQCTRLLTQEIRRISGFNQGFMDHERLEPDSPFRSLSHHPISRPTDLEGWPTIPIEDNGNLQRMASFQTPPMGWPGAQGVPATPVVKRVIRLDVPVDKYPNQYNFVGRILGPRGNSLKRVEAMTECRVYIRGCGSVKDSIKEEKLKDKPGYEHLKEPLHVLVEAEFPEDIIDNRLDHAVRILENLLKPVDESLDHYKKQQLRELAMLNGTLREESPSMSPSMSPSMSPFNSTGMKRAKTGR; encoded by the exons ATGGCAGAGAGGATCCCATCTGGGAGTTATTTTCAGTACCCTCCTCCAGCAGTTCCTCCGTCTCCAATTAGGTCATCATCTTCTTCCATTCCTTCAGATCGAGAGAG ATATTTGTCTGAATTACTGGCAGAGAGGCAAAAGTTGGGACCATTTGTGCAAGTTCTGCCACAATGTACAAGGCTCTTGACTCAAG AAATCAGACGGATATCAGGCTTCAATCAAGGTTTCATGGATCATGAAAGACTTGAGCCAGATAGTCCATTTAGATCCTTAAGTCATCATCCAATTAGTAGGCCTACGGATCTGGAGGGATGGCCTACCATACCAATAGAG GACAATGGAAATCTCCAAAGAATGGCATCATTTCAAACACCACCAATGGGTTGGCCAGGAGCGCAAGGAGTTCCTGCTACACCTGTAGTTAAGAGAGTTATCAGACTTGATGTCCCCGTAGACAAATATCCAAAT CAGTATAATTTCGTTGGCCGAATTCTGGGGCCTCGTGGGAACTCGTTGAAAAGAGTAGAAGCCATGACAGAATGTAGGGTTTACATCAGGGGCTGTGGCTCTGTGAAGGATTCTATCAAG gaagagaagcttaaagataaACCTGGATATGAGCATCTTAAAGAGCCATTGCATGTTTTGGTGGAGGCAGAGTTTCCAGAAGATATAATTGATAATCGCTTGGATCATGCTGTGAGGATACTCGAAAATCTTTTGAAGCCAGTG GATGAATCCCTGGATCACTATAAGAAGCAGCAATTGAGGGAGTTAGCCATGCTCAATGGTACTTTGAGGGAGGAAAGTCCAAGCATGAGTCCAAGCATGAGTCCGAGCATGTCGCCTTTTAACAGTACTGGAATGAAGCGAGCCAAGACAGGAAGATGA
- the LOC107638506 gene encoding KH domain-containing protein At1g09660/At1g09670 isoform X2 encodes MAERIPSGSYFQYPPPAVPPSPIRSSSSSIPSDRERYLSELLAERQKLGPFVQVLPQCTRLLTQEIRRISGFNQGFMDHERLEPDSPFRSLSHHPISRPTDLEGWPTIPIEDNGNLQRMASFQTPPMGWPGAQGVPATPVVKRVIRLDVPVDKYPNYNFVGRILGPRGNSLKRVEAMTECRVYIRGCGSVKDSIKEEKLKDKPGYEHLKEPLHVLVEAEFPEDIIDNRLDHAVRILENLLKPVDESLDHYKKQQLRELAMLNGTLREESPSMSPSMSPSMSPFNSTGMKRAKTGR; translated from the exons ATGGCAGAGAGGATCCCATCTGGGAGTTATTTTCAGTACCCTCCTCCAGCAGTTCCTCCGTCTCCAATTAGGTCATCATCTTCTTCCATTCCTTCAGATCGAGAGAG ATATTTGTCTGAATTACTGGCAGAGAGGCAAAAGTTGGGACCATTTGTGCAAGTTCTGCCACAATGTACAAGGCTCTTGACTCAAG AAATCAGACGGATATCAGGCTTCAATCAAGGTTTCATGGATCATGAAAGACTTGAGCCAGATAGTCCATTTAGATCCTTAAGTCATCATCCAATTAGTAGGCCTACGGATCTGGAGGGATGGCCTACCATACCAATAGAG GACAATGGAAATCTCCAAAGAATGGCATCATTTCAAACACCACCAATGGGTTGGCCAGGAGCGCAAGGAGTTCCTGCTACACCTGTAGTTAAGAGAGTTATCAGACTTGATGTCCCCGTAGACAAATATCCAAAT TATAATTTCGTTGGCCGAATTCTGGGGCCTCGTGGGAACTCGTTGAAAAGAGTAGAAGCCATGACAGAATGTAGGGTTTACATCAGGGGCTGTGGCTCTGTGAAGGATTCTATCAAG gaagagaagcttaaagataaACCTGGATATGAGCATCTTAAAGAGCCATTGCATGTTTTGGTGGAGGCAGAGTTTCCAGAAGATATAATTGATAATCGCTTGGATCATGCTGTGAGGATACTCGAAAATCTTTTGAAGCCAGTG GATGAATCCCTGGATCACTATAAGAAGCAGCAATTGAGGGAGTTAGCCATGCTCAATGGTACTTTGAGGGAGGAAAGTCCAAGCATGAGTCCAAGCATGAGTCCGAGCATGTCGCCTTTTAACAGTACTGGAATGAAGCGAGCCAAGACAGGAAGATGA